Proteins from a single region of Segatella copri:
- a CDS encoding cation:proton antiporter gives MFHIAQYFPITDPTLIFFVVLLIILFAPIIMGKLRIPHIIGMVLAGVLIGKYGLNILERDSSFELFGKVGLYYIMFLAALEMDMEGMKKNKSRLLIYGLLTCFIPFFLTYGMSIWLLHYSAKASFLLSCIMASNTLIAYPIVSRYGLQQKPSVTLSVGSSMISLLIALIMLAGLVASFSKHDGVLFWVFFTLKFAAYCGVMIMLIPRLTRWFLRRYSDAVMQFIFVLSMLFMSAALSQIVGIEGVFGAFFAGLILNRYIPHVSPLMNRLEFIGNALFIPYFLIGVGMLININLLFQGSHILWVVFCIAFFGTLGKAIAAYIACLGFRLPLSSGHMMFGLTSAHAAGSIAMVMVGMHLLVAPGTYLVNDDMLNGVVMMILITCIISSILTDRSSQKIILRDKELPDAEDDKKVSDEKILIPVKYPEYADNLMSLAFLVRNQKLNRGLICLNVVYEDKDMRYNQEQGRRLLEHCSQLAAATDVMTQTQVRIAANIANGIKHAFNEFQCSEIIIGMHMHPEVSQKFWGEFHQSLFNGLSRQIIMARIRQPLNTLRRIQVAVPSRAEFEPGFYRWLERLARLAGNLDCRIQFHGREESLALINEYIKNRHPEVRADYTQMIHWNELPQLASQISPDHLFVVVTARKGTVSYKTALERLPEEITKYFSGTNLMIIFPDQHGDSYGDQLTFAEPQHQEEISAYESFLQWFKKFRK, from the coding sequence ATGTTCCATATCGCTCAATACTTCCCTATCACAGACCCTACGTTGATATTCTTCGTAGTGCTCCTCATCATCCTCTTTGCCCCTATCATCATGGGTAAACTCCGTATCCCGCACATCATCGGTATGGTGCTGGCAGGTGTGCTCATAGGCAAATACGGACTGAATATCCTGGAGCGCGACTCTTCGTTTGAGCTCTTCGGAAAGGTGGGACTCTATTACATCATGTTCCTCGCTGCCCTGGAGATGGATATGGAAGGCATGAAAAAGAACAAGTCGCGACTGCTTATCTATGGCCTGCTCACCTGTTTTATACCGTTCTTCCTCACCTATGGCATGAGCATCTGGCTGCTCCACTACTCTGCCAAGGCTTCCTTCCTGCTGAGCTGCATCATGGCATCCAATACGCTGATTGCCTATCCTATCGTTTCGAGATACGGACTGCAACAGAAACCGAGCGTTACGCTGAGTGTGGGGTCGAGCATGATTTCGCTGCTCATAGCCCTGATAATGCTTGCCGGACTGGTAGCATCGTTCAGCAAGCATGACGGCGTACTGTTCTGGGTATTCTTCACCCTCAAATTTGCCGCCTATTGTGGCGTGATGATCATGCTGATTCCCCGACTTACAAGATGGTTCTTGCGAAGATACAGCGATGCGGTGATGCAGTTTATCTTCGTACTTTCAATGCTCTTTATGAGTGCGGCACTTTCGCAGATAGTGGGCATCGAGGGCGTTTTCGGTGCTTTCTTCGCCGGTCTGATATTAAACAGATACATTCCGCATGTTTCGCCACTGATGAACCGCCTCGAGTTTATCGGCAATGCCCTCTTCATTCCTTATTTCCTGATAGGTGTGGGCATGCTGATCAATATCAATCTGCTGTTTCAGGGCAGTCATATTCTATGGGTCGTGTTCTGCATCGCCTTCTTCGGAACCCTGGGCAAAGCCATCGCAGCCTATATCGCCTGTTTGGGTTTCCGATTGCCACTTTCTTCGGGTCACATGATGTTCGGACTCACTTCGGCTCATGCTGCCGGAAGTATCGCCATGGTGATGGTGGGTATGCATCTGCTCGTAGCACCGGGCACTTACCTCGTCAACGATGATATGCTCAACGGTGTGGTTATGATGATTCTGATTACCTGCATCATCTCATCCATCCTTACCGACCGGTCTTCGCAGAAGATTATCCTGAGAGACAAGGAACTGCCTGATGCGGAAGACGACAAGAAGGTGAGCGATGAGAAGATTCTGATTCCGGTGAAATATCCTGAATATGCCGACAACCTGATGAGTCTGGCGTTTCTGGTGAGAAACCAGAAGCTGAACAGGGGACTCATCTGCCTGAATGTGGTATATGAAGACAAGGACATGCGATACAACCAGGAACAGGGAAGACGGCTTCTGGAACATTGCAGTCAGCTTGCTGCAGCCACCGATGTGATGACGCAGACCCAGGTTCGTATTGCCGCCAACATCGCCAACGGCATCAAGCATGCCTTCAACGAGTTCCAATGTTCTGAGATTATCATCGGAATGCACATGCATCCTGAGGTTTCGCAGAAGTTCTGGGGAGAATTCCACCAGAGTCTCTTCAACGGATTGAGCCGACAGATTATCATGGCACGCATCAGACAGCCGTTGAATACATTGAGAAGAATACAGGTAGCCGTACCTTCGAGAGCAGAGTTTGAGCCGGGTTTCTACCGCTGGCTGGAACGCCTTGCCCGACTTGCCGGCAACCTAGACTGCCGCATCCAGTTTCATGGCAGAGAAGAGAGTCTGGCGCTCATCAATGAATATATCAAGAACCGGCATCCGGAAGTGCGTGCTGATTATACCCAGATGATTCACTGGAACGAGTTGCCACAGCTGGCTTCGCAGATATCTCCAGACCACCTGTTCGTGGTAGTAACCGCCCGTAAGGGAACCGTATCTTACAAGACAGCACTGGAGCGTCTGCCGGAGGAAATAACGAAATACTTCTCAGGTACCAACCTGATGATTATCTTCCCCGACCAGCATGGTGATTCCTACGGCGACCAGCTTACCTTCGCTGAGCCTCAGCATCAGGAAGAGATCAGTGCTTACGAATCATTCCTGCAATGGTTTAAGAAATTCAGAAAATAA
- a CDS encoding efflux RND transporter permease subunit translates to MNQETRLETNKPEDSKKPERDTALRDHIKARITRKPNRILKRSFIESAMCNHNIVMLLMGMLVFLGILGICIMPKQEMPQFTIRQGACVAVYPGATSEEVEERVAKPLENFIFGYKEVNKKKTYTQSKDGMLIVFLELNDDVEDRDAFWSKFKHGLQAFKSSLPTGVLALQAVDDIADTSALLITMESKQKTYRELNTYIDQLKDRLRRIDAISNLRTYGLENEQISICLDQNKLAKYGIGPYKILNDLALQGFTTVSGNLEMGNLNLPIHITDSYNNERDVAEQIVYSDPKGNIVRLKDIAQIKREYPKLNKYIKSNGNKCVLLSIEMRPGNDIVKMGRDVHKMMDDFEQSLAGDVHINTITDQSKVVSESVLNFLRELLISVISVIIVVILLMPRRVAEVSALSIPITIFSSLGIFYLFGMELNTVTLAALIVTLGMVVDDSVVIIDNYMEKLGHGMSRWHAAIAAPREFFMSVLSATLSISLTFFPFLFTMHGDMGDFVKSFPWAMFIILSISLMVSLLLTPYLQYMVIHQGINSQHKPNARKKPLDYLQMGYTWLLKRCFAFPRTTLAVGIMLVSTGAIIFVHLPQRMMPIAERNQFAVEFYLPSGTTAARTAQVADSMAHILQRDPQVTAVTTFVGQGSPRFHTTYAPQIGGENFAQFIVNTVDNDATEEVLDRYADRCSNYFPDCYIRFKQMDYNNATYPIEVRVSGDSMGDLKAAARKIEACMHKIEGINLIRTNYEEPQPGIRVTPDATEANRLGVNKTILSADLAIHFGDGIPMATLWEGDYPVKMILKSENDSDLANEYIPVMGGTSSVPLRQLAKISPDWHDGSIIRRNGVRTISIIGEPLRGFNANRLANELKQEVSKLPLDSSLDWEIGGMAEKDAETLPQVTSGVMIAALIIFFILLFHFKRISLALVNLSSMSLCIFGAATGLLVTGFDVSLTCILGIVSLMGILVRNGIIMLDYAEELRRDKGLSVKEAAFQAGERRMRPIFLTSAAASVGVLPMMVENNTLWSPMGAVIFFGTLISMVLIATILPVLYWLVFDKHGKYSLRKQ, encoded by the coding sequence ATGAATCAAGAGACAAGGCTAGAGACAAACAAACCGGAGGATTCCAAAAAGCCGGAGAGAGACACCGCCCTTCGCGACCACATCAAGGCACGCATCACCAGGAAGCCCAACCGCATCCTCAAGCGCTCGTTCATCGAGTCGGCGATGTGCAACCACAACATCGTGATGCTTCTGATGGGCATGCTCGTATTTCTAGGCATACTCGGCATCTGCATCATGCCCAAGCAGGAGATGCCGCAATTCACCATCAGGCAGGGTGCCTGCGTAGCCGTATATCCGGGCGCTACATCCGAAGAGGTGGAAGAACGGGTGGCTAAACCGCTGGAGAACTTCATCTTCGGATACAAGGAGGTGAACAAGAAAAAGACCTATACCCAGAGTAAGGACGGCATGCTGATCGTGTTCCTGGAACTCAACGACGACGTGGAGGACCGGGATGCCTTCTGGAGCAAGTTCAAGCATGGCCTGCAGGCCTTCAAGAGCTCCCTTCCTACGGGTGTCCTTGCCCTGCAGGCTGTGGATGACATCGCCGATACCTCTGCCCTGCTCATCACGATGGAAAGCAAGCAGAAAACCTATAGGGAACTGAATACATACATAGACCAGCTGAAGGACAGACTGCGCCGCATTGATGCCATCTCGAACCTGCGAACCTACGGACTGGAAAACGAACAGATAAGCATCTGCCTGGACCAGAACAAACTGGCCAAATACGGCATCGGCCCCTATAAGATTCTGAACGACCTTGCCCTGCAGGGCTTCACCACCGTGAGCGGAAACCTGGAGATGGGCAACCTCAACCTGCCCATCCACATCACCGACTCCTACAACAACGAGCGGGATGTGGCAGAACAAATCGTATATTCCGACCCCAAGGGCAACATCGTGCGTCTGAAGGACATCGCACAGATTAAAAGAGAATATCCGAAACTGAACAAATACATCAAGAGCAACGGCAACAAATGCGTGCTTCTATCCATTGAAATGCGACCGGGAAACGACATCGTGAAGATGGGAAGAGACGTACACAAGATGATGGATGATTTTGAACAGTCCCTGGCAGGCGATGTACACATCAATACCATTACCGACCAGAGCAAGGTGGTAAGCGAATCGGTGCTAAACTTCCTGCGCGAGCTGCTCATATCGGTCATCTCCGTCATCATCGTGGTCATCCTGCTCATGCCGCGCCGCGTGGCAGAGGTATCAGCCCTCAGCATCCCTATCACCATCTTCTCGTCGTTGGGCATATTCTATCTTTTCGGCATGGAGCTGAACACCGTTACACTGGCTGCCCTCATAGTAACACTGGGTATGGTGGTGGATGATTCCGTGGTTATCATCGACAACTACATGGAGAAGCTGGGCCATGGCATGTCGCGTTGGCATGCAGCCATCGCCGCTCCTAGAGAGTTCTTCATGTCGGTGCTTTCTGCCACGCTCAGCATCTCGCTCACCTTCTTCCCATTTCTCTTTACCATGCATGGCGACATGGGCGATTTCGTAAAATCATTCCCCTGGGCCATGTTCATCATCCTGAGCATCTCGCTCATGGTTTCGCTGCTGCTCACACCTTATTTACAGTATATGGTGATTCACCAGGGCATCAACAGCCAGCACAAGCCCAACGCCCGCAAAAAGCCGCTCGACTATCTGCAGATGGGGTACACCTGGTTGCTGAAACGCTGTTTCGCCTTTCCACGCACCACCCTCGCTGTGGGCATCATGCTGGTGAGCACCGGAGCCATCATCTTCGTACATCTTCCGCAGAGAATGATGCCTATCGCCGAGAGAAACCAGTTTGCCGTAGAGTTCTATCTGCCTAGCGGAACCACCGCTGCAAGAACCGCACAGGTGGCAGATTCTATGGCCCACATTCTGCAGCGCGACCCGCAGGTAACAGCCGTAACCACGTTTGTTGGTCAGGGTTCACCCCGTTTCCACACCACCTATGCGCCACAGATTGGCGGTGAGAACTTTGCACAGTTTATCGTGAATACGGTAGATAACGATGCCACAGAAGAGGTACTCGACCGATATGCCGACCGATGCTCCAACTATTTTCCCGACTGCTACATCCGCTTCAAGCAGATGGATTACAACAACGCCACCTACCCTATCGAAGTAAGAGTGAGCGGCGACAGCATGGGCGACCTGAAGGCTGCCGCCAGGAAGATAGAAGCCTGCATGCACAAGATAGAAGGCATCAACCTGATTCGTACCAACTACGAAGAGCCCCAGCCTGGCATCAGGGTAACTCCAGATGCCACCGAGGCCAACCGGCTGGGTGTGAACAAGACCATACTCTCTGCCGACCTTGCCATTCATTTTGGCGATGGCATCCCGATGGCCACCCTTTGGGAAGGCGACTATCCGGTGAAGATGATTCTGAAATCGGAAAACGACAGCGACCTTGCCAATGAATACATCCCCGTGATGGGAGGAACATCGAGCGTTCCACTCCGCCAGCTGGCTAAGATTTCGCCCGACTGGCACGACGGCAGCATCATACGCAGAAACGGCGTGCGTACCATCTCTATCATAGGTGAACCTTTAAGGGGATTCAATGCCAACCGATTGGCCAACGAACTGAAGCAGGAAGTATCCAAACTCCCGCTAGATTCCAGTCTTGATTGGGAGATTGGCGGTATGGCAGAAAAGGATGCCGAAACCCTTCCTCAGGTTACATCGGGCGTGATGATAGCAGCCTTGATCATCTTCTTCATCCTGCTCTTCCATTTCAAGCGCATCAGTCTGGCACTGGTGAATCTCTCGTCCATGTCGCTCTGCATCTTCGGTGCTGCGACAGGCCTTCTGGTTACGGGTTTCGACGTGAGTCTTACCTGCATATTGGGCATTGTGAGCCTGATGGGTATCCTGGTAAGAAACGGCATCATCATGCTCGACTATGCCGAGGAACTGCGCCGCGACAAGGGATTATCGGTAAAGGAAGCCGCCTTCCAGGCTGGCGAGCGCCGCATGCGCCCTATCTTCCTTACATCGGCAGCCGCCTCGGTAGGCGTACTGCCTATGATGGTAGAGAACAATACGCTGTGGTCGCCAATGGGAGCCGTTATCTTCTTCGGTACGCTTATCTCGATGGTACTCATCGCCACCATCCTGCCAGTGCTCTATTGGCTCGTGTTCGACAAGCACGGCAAGTATAGTTTGAGGAAGCAGTAA
- a CDS encoding efflux RND transporter periplasmic adaptor subunit produces the protein MKQKDVITGWLVAFIISCMMLVGCTEKSSKLEKKNVKVETISVGNTNLGGTKDYVGTIEEKMGSTLSFEIAGNITSIRVEEGDRVSKGQLLATINPTTVKEAHRATLTTLKQAQDAYRRFLPLHQSGTISDMKWVEIESKLEQAKAAESIARQQLSHSTLTAPFAGVIAAKNVDLGTYVLPGQPVLKLANVAQVNAKVSVPEAEISHLHVGDKVKLTVAALSGAIFRGTISEKGIDANLISHTYDVKVGITNPQGRLLPGMVCNAQVQGSAATPSHITVPPQSIELDVDNSRFVWTVVNGKAHQQPVTTGDFEGDGIVILSGLKTGDQVIINGQQKVSEGMNVDTAKSDNR, from the coding sequence ATGAAACAGAAAGATGTTATAACGGGATGGCTTGTCGCATTCATTATCAGCTGTATGATGCTGGTGGGATGCACCGAAAAATCCAGCAAGCTAGAGAAGAAAAACGTGAAAGTTGAGACTATCTCCGTGGGGAATACAAACCTGGGGGGAACAAAAGACTATGTGGGAACCATCGAGGAAAAGATGGGATCTACACTCAGTTTCGAGATAGCCGGAAACATCACTTCCATACGGGTGGAAGAAGGAGATAGAGTGAGCAAGGGACAGCTGCTCGCCACCATCAACCCTACCACCGTGAAGGAGGCTCACCGGGCAACACTCACCACCCTGAAACAGGCGCAGGATGCCTACAGAAGATTCCTGCCCCTGCACCAGTCGGGAACCATCTCGGATATGAAATGGGTGGAGATAGAAAGCAAACTGGAACAGGCAAAGGCGGCTGAAAGCATCGCCCGCCAGCAACTCTCCCACTCTACCCTCACAGCTCCTTTTGCAGGTGTCATCGCTGCCAAGAACGTGGACTTGGGAACCTACGTGCTCCCCGGACAGCCTGTGCTGAAACTCGCCAATGTGGCACAAGTCAACGCCAAGGTATCCGTACCCGAAGCTGAAATATCTCATCTGCACGTGGGCGACAAGGTGAAACTGACGGTAGCCGCTCTTTCGGGTGCCATTTTCCGGGGAACGATTTCAGAAAAAGGCATCGATGCCAACCTCATCTCGCATACCTACGATGTCAAGGTGGGCATCACCAATCCGCAGGGCCGTCTGCTCCCAGGCATGGTATGCAACGCCCAGGTGCAGGGTAGCGCTGCTACCCCATCCCACATCACCGTTCCGCCACAAAGCATTGAACTGGATGTAGATAACTCCCGATTCGTATGGACCGTGGTAAACGGAAAGGCACATCAGCAACCCGTAACTACCGGCGATTTCGAAGGCGACGGCATCGTCATCCTTTCGGGACTGAAGACTGGCGACCAGGTTATCATCAATGGCCAGCAGAAAGTTTCGGAAGGAATGAATGTAGATACAGCAAAAAGCGATAACCGATAA
- a CDS encoding dicarboxylate/amino acid:cation symporter has translation MNNIGNRQPDSNAGCSKQKGVKNKQTRQLVLWIGALIVGAVLGIFGISWLDGLMNFIATVYTRLFQLLAVPTIALAVITTLASLGNQADTGKIFRHAITYTLLTTIAAAAVGLVLYNIVSPGNLPTALVQSGMADVPQKLGETSYYDHILGVIPNNIIKPFAEGNVLSILILAAAAGIALTKMPSSDKKEVVMKGLFGLQDLLFMLIHGLIWALPLGIVAFAAQLSAQFSAGIVMASLGKYVAVILGGNVIQFFIILPLFLLARGLNPVRTLGKMMPAVLMALFTKSSAATLPVTMQTAEDRLGVSNQVSRFVLPICTTINMNGCAAFILVTSLFLMQNGGMPLPWTTMILWLFISVISAVGNAGVPMGCYFLTLSLMSGINAPIGIMGIILPIYTIIDMVETAENVWSDSCVCAMVDKDLKKESN, from the coding sequence ATGAATAATATTGGAAATAGACAGCCGGATAGCAATGCTGGCTGCAGTAAGCAAAAAGGAGTGAAGAATAAGCAAACCCGGCAGCTGGTACTATGGATTGGCGCTTTGATAGTAGGCGCCGTCTTGGGGATATTCGGCATCAGCTGGCTGGATGGTCTGATGAACTTCATAGCCACGGTCTATACCCGCTTATTCCAGCTTCTGGCAGTACCAACCATAGCCTTGGCAGTCATCACAACCCTGGCATCCTTGGGCAACCAGGCAGACACCGGTAAGATATTCCGCCACGCCATCACCTACACCCTGCTCACGACGATAGCAGCTGCAGCAGTGGGACTGGTGCTCTACAACATCGTTTCTCCAGGCAATTTACCTACAGCCTTGGTACAGAGCGGTATGGCGGATGTTCCCCAAAAGCTGGGAGAAACCAGCTATTATGACCATATTCTTGGGGTAATACCCAACAACATCATCAAGCCGTTTGCCGAAGGAAATGTACTCTCTATATTGATTTTGGCAGCAGCAGCAGGTATTGCTTTAACCAAAATGCCATCAAGCGATAAAAAAGAAGTCGTGATGAAGGGATTGTTTGGATTACAGGATCTGCTTTTCATGCTGATTCATGGATTAATCTGGGCTTTGCCTCTGGGTATCGTTGCCTTTGCAGCACAACTCTCAGCCCAGTTCTCTGCGGGTATCGTGATGGCTTCTCTAGGAAAGTACGTAGCTGTTATCCTGGGAGGTAATGTCATTCAATTCTTCATTATCCTTCCGCTCTTCCTCTTGGCAAGAGGCTTGAATCCAGTGCGCACTTTGGGCAAGATGATGCCGGCAGTATTAATGGCTCTGTTTACAAAGAGTTCTGCTGCTACGTTGCCGGTGACGATGCAGACAGCAGAAGACAGACTGGGAGTTTCCAATCAGGTTTCCCGCTTCGTATTGCCTATCTGTACTACCATCAACATGAATGGTTGCGCTGCGTTTATCCTCGTAACCTCCTTATTCCTGATGCAGAATGGAGGAATGCCTTTACCTTGGACTACGATGATTCTCTGGCTCTTCATTTCAGTTATCTCAGCAGTAGGTAATGCAGGAGTACCGATGGGATGTTATTTCCTTACCCTATCTCTGATGTCTGGTATCAATGCTCCTATCGGCATCATGGGCATCATCCTGCCAATCTATACCATTATCGACATGGTAGAGACGGCAGAGAATGTATGGTCAGACTCCTGTGTCTGCGCCATGGTGGATAAGGACTTGAAAAAAGAGTCCAATTGA
- a CDS encoding ATP-binding protein, whose amino-acid sequence MKYPIGIQSFEQIIEDDYVYLDKTALVYDLVTNGKIYFLSRPRRFGKSLLVSTLKCYFEGKKELFKGLAIDKLEKEWKQYPVFHLSFGGQNFVEPYALDKVLEEFVAMAERIYGREELAETLGSRFKAVLGKAHQKTGMRAVVLIDEYDKPLLDVMDMDISVQNEYGKMTLEDYNRNLLKGVYSVFKEADDDLQFVLLTGVTKFSQVSVFSGFNQPNDISMDEHYEALCGITEEELYSTFDEQIKAMAVRYKTTEEGMKYKLKRKFDGYHFSPNMLDIYNPFSILNALSKKILADYWFRTGSPTYLVRLLSHFDENINEMVNRFYPTSSFIDYKADVEAPLPMIYQSGYLTIKDWNMDTDSYLLDFPNDEVRSGFLTLVASSYLKPSKSTDAWVIQVIDVMSKGDCHQLENLMTSFFASIPYSQCRKDDEREKERYFQYTFYLVLRMISCFTVFIEKQQSEGRVDCVVETQNYIYIFEFKRDGSAEEALKLIEDMGYAREYAADGRKIYQIGCNFSSKTGTIDGWKMK is encoded by the coding sequence ATGAAATATCCTATCGGCATACAGAGTTTCGAACAAATCATAGAAGATGATTATGTTTATCTCGATAAGACGGCATTGGTCTATGACTTAGTGACTAATGGTAAAATATACTTTCTGAGTCGTCCACGACGATTTGGAAAGTCGTTGCTCGTATCTACCTTGAAATGCTATTTCGAGGGTAAGAAGGAACTGTTCAAGGGGCTTGCCATCGACAAGCTGGAGAAGGAATGGAAGCAATATCCTGTGTTCCATCTCTCTTTTGGTGGTCAAAACTTTGTAGAGCCTTATGCGTTAGACAAAGTGTTGGAGGAGTTTGTTGCCATGGCAGAACGTATCTATGGGCGTGAGGAGTTGGCCGAGACTTTAGGTAGTCGCTTTAAGGCAGTGTTGGGGAAAGCTCATCAGAAGACAGGAATGAGAGCTGTCGTACTCATTGATGAGTATGACAAGCCTTTGCTTGATGTGATGGATATGGATATTTCTGTGCAGAATGAATATGGAAAGATGACTTTGGAGGATTATAATCGCAATCTGCTCAAAGGCGTATATTCTGTGTTCAAGGAAGCTGATGATGACCTGCAGTTTGTCTTGCTCACGGGTGTCACCAAGTTCTCACAGGTGAGCGTGTTCAGTGGCTTCAATCAGCCTAACGACATCAGTATGGATGAGCATTACGAGGCACTTTGTGGAATTACGGAAGAAGAATTGTATTCTACCTTTGATGAACAGATCAAGGCGATGGCCGTGAGATATAAGACGACGGAGGAAGGGATGAAATACAAACTGAAAAGGAAGTTTGATGGTTATCACTTCAGTCCTAATATGCTTGATATCTATAATCCTTTCAGCATCTTGAATGCTTTGAGCAAGAAGATTCTGGCAGATTATTGGTTCCGCACCGGTTCGCCAACCTATCTTGTTCGCCTATTGTCTCATTTTGATGAGAACATCAATGAGATGGTGAACAGGTTTTATCCTACGAGTAGTTTCATCGATTACAAGGCAGATGTGGAAGCACCATTGCCGATGATTTATCAGAGCGGTTATCTTACCATCAAAGATTGGAATATGGATACCGATTCCTATCTTCTGGATTTCCCGAATGATGAAGTGAGGAGCGGTTTCCTGACGTTGGTAGCTTCCAGTTATCTGAAGCCATCGAAGTCAACGGATGCCTGGGTTATTCAGGTAATAGATGTGATGTCGAAGGGAGATTGCCATCAGTTGGAGAATCTGATGACTTCCTTCTTTGCCAGCATTCCTTATAGCCAGTGTCGTAAGGACGATGAGCGTGAGAAGGAACGTTATTTTCAATATACCTTCTATCTCGTATTGAGAATGATCAGCTGTTTCACGGTGTTCATCGAAAAGCAGCAAAGCGAAGGTAGGGTAGATTGTGTGGTTGAGACCCAGAACTATATCTACATCTTCGAATTCAAGCGTGATGGTTCAGCTGAAGAAGCCCTGAAGCTGATAGAGGATATGGGCTATGCCAGGGAATATGCAGCAGATGGCAGAAAGATTTATCAGATAGGCTGCAACTTCTCATCGAAGACGGGAACCATTGATGGGTGGAAAATGAAGTAG
- a CDS encoding nucleotidyltransferase family protein, with amino-acid sequence MRTVQDYIAIIRQNSSKITKDFGIKTLRIFGSVSRNEQTEQSDLDICVETETPNPFLLADLKEYLEDLFKCSVDVVRIHKNMNPFFKSRIERDGIYAIR; translated from the coding sequence ATGAGAACAGTTCAAGATTATATAGCAATAATTAGGCAAAATAGTTCCAAGATTACTAAAGATTTTGGAATCAAGACCTTGCGCATTTTTGGTTCCGTATCACGAAATGAGCAAACAGAGCAAAGCGATTTGGATATTTGTGTAGAAACAGAAACTCCTAATCCATTTTTATTGGCCGACTTGAAAGAATACTTAGAGGACTTGTTTAAGTGCTCAGTTGATGTAGTGCGTATTCACAAAAACATGAATCCTTTCTTTAAATCAAGAATTGAACGGGATGGAATCTATGCAATACGATAA
- a CDS encoding HepT-like ribonuclease domain-containing protein — translation MQYDKYVALDILNRVHISIEHIEERSQAYHCGDDFLMSSTGVAILDSICMQFIAIGESLKGLDKVTRGELLTTHPEIDWKNVKGLRDIIAHHYFEVDADQIWWIIENELQPLKKAILEMIESLKRILDE, via the coding sequence ATGCAATACGATAAATATGTAGCATTGGATATACTTAATAGAGTACATATTTCTATTGAGCATATAGAAGAGCGTTCACAAGCTTATCATTGTGGCGATGATTTTCTGATGTCTTCTACTGGTGTAGCAATTCTTGATTCCATATGTATGCAATTTATTGCTATAGGAGAAAGTTTAAAGGGACTTGATAAGGTTACTAGAGGAGAACTCCTTACAACTCATCCTGAAATTGATTGGAAAAATGTGAAAGGGTTACGTGATATCATAGCTCATCATTATTTTGAGGTTGATGCTGATCAGATTTGGTGGATTATAGAAAATGAGTTGCAACCTTTGAAGAAGGCAATTCTAGAAATGATAGAATCTTTAAAACGGATACTTGATGAGTAA